Proteins encoded within one genomic window of Bradyrhizobium sp. AZCC 1719:
- a CDS encoding ETC complex I subunit, whose amino-acid sequence MTARIFKPAKNAMQSGRAQTQEWQLDYEPEQPRAIEPLMGWTSSSDMKQQLTLRFDTKEDAIAYCERKGIAYQVIEPKDSVRRPAAYADNFAFRRGEPWTH is encoded by the coding sequence ATGACCGCCCGCATTTTCAAGCCTGCCAAGAACGCGATGCAATCGGGAAGGGCCCAGACCCAGGAATGGCAGCTCGATTACGAGCCCGAGCAGCCGCGGGCGATCGAGCCGCTGATGGGCTGGACCTCGTCCTCCGACATGAAGCAGCAGCTCACCTTGCGCTTCGACACCAAGGAAGACGCGATCGCCTATTGCGAGCGCAAGGGCATCGCCTACCAGGTGATCGAGCCCAAGGATTCGGTGCGCCGGCCGGCCGCTTACGCCGACAATTTCGCCTTCAGGCGCGGCGAGCCCTGGACCCACTAA
- a CDS encoding OpgC domain-containing protein — translation MKINATLPEKGRDLRLDLFRGVANWAIYLDHIPDNVVNWITTRNYGFSDAADLFVFISGYTASFVYARMMLERGFIVGATRLTKRVWQLYVAHIILFVIYIASISYLALRFGDSELVNEFNVAVLVDNATETLRQGLFLKFKPLNLDVLPLYIVLMGLFPPVLWIMLRQPNWTMLAAIVLWLVSRQTGWNLPAYPIGTWYFNPFAWQVLFVFGAWCALGGARKNMHIINAPITLYLCIAYLILALIMTMAGRFPTFGELFPQWLYSMFNPNDKTNLAPYRFLHFVAIVILVIRFVPKEWPGLEWKIFDPLVVCGQQSLAVFCVGVFLSFVGHFELSMSTGSLFAQIFVSLTGIAIMTIVAYYISWSKRQDKPLKPAAPKAA, via the coding sequence ATGAAAATCAACGCTACCCTGCCAGAAAAAGGACGCGACCTCCGGCTCGACCTGTTTCGCGGAGTCGCGAACTGGGCGATCTATCTGGACCATATTCCCGACAATGTCGTGAACTGGATCACCACCCGCAATTACGGTTTCAGCGACGCCGCCGACCTGTTCGTCTTCATTTCCGGCTATACCGCCTCATTCGTCTATGCCCGGATGATGCTCGAGCGCGGCTTCATCGTCGGCGCCACCCGGCTGACCAAGCGCGTCTGGCAGCTTTATGTCGCCCATATCATCCTGTTCGTGATCTATATCGCCTCGATCAGCTATCTGGCGCTGCGCTTTGGCGACTCCGAACTGGTCAACGAATTCAACGTCGCCGTCCTGGTCGACAATGCGACCGAAACGCTGCGGCAGGGCTTGTTCCTGAAGTTCAAGCCGCTCAATCTCGACGTGCTGCCGCTCTACATCGTGCTGATGGGCCTGTTCCCGCCGGTGCTGTGGATCATGCTGCGCCAGCCCAACTGGACCATGCTGGCCGCGATCGTACTGTGGCTGGTGTCGCGGCAGACCGGCTGGAACCTGCCCGCCTATCCGATCGGCACCTGGTACTTCAACCCGTTCGCCTGGCAGGTGCTGTTCGTGTTTGGCGCATGGTGCGCGCTCGGCGGCGCCCGGAAGAACATGCACATCATCAACGCGCCGATCACGCTGTATCTATGCATCGCCTACCTGATCCTGGCGCTGATCATGACCATGGCCGGCCGGTTTCCGACGTTCGGCGAGCTGTTCCCGCAGTGGCTCTATTCGATGTTCAACCCGAACGACAAGACCAACCTTGCGCCCTACCGCTTCCTGCACTTCGTGGCGATCGTGATCCTGGTGATCCGTTTCGTGCCGAAGGAATGGCCGGGGCTGGAGTGGAAGATCTTCGATCCGCTGGTGGTCTGCGGCCAGCAGTCGCTCGCCGTGTTCTGCGTCGGCGTGTTCCTGTCGTTCGTCGGGCATTTCGAACTGTCGATGAGCACAGGCTCGCTGTTCGCGCAGATCTTCGTCAGCCTGACCGGCATCGCGATCATGACCATCGTGGCCTATTACATTTCCTGGTCGAAGCGGCAGGACAAGCCGCTCAAGCCGGCAGCGCCGAAAGCCGCCTGA
- a CDS encoding carbamoyltransferase family protein has product MPKKHTYVLGLNTYDHDVSACLLRDGAIAFAIAKERITRTKHASGFYKEVIDYCLEAEGITLDDVDLVVRNCYILPVPEMEERLVYFDAPGFLPEFERDEAAKHPLYLKHSDKVVTISHHLAHAYSAFAVSPFEDGVVMIVDGVGSYRSDVMESFPASDTATPLARESESYYKFDGTTLECLKKVWMEPDRGFLSDEFYTMPGLGALYSRASTYIFGDWNKCGELMGLAPYGRRDQVKHLLELHDGKLHVPHWTADFKQPYVFEPGSNWEKHPAMRHWEDLAWRTQDDTENVLLARARWLRETTGAKNLCMAGGVALNCVANGRVAREAGFENVWVQPAAGDDGIAIGCAYYGWLEILRQRRAFVMDHAYVGRRYSDQDAAKELQKFLVRIQVDAVRSDNVCRDTAKLLADQKVIGWFQDRSEFGPRALGNRSLLADPRKGEMKDILNSRVKHRQAFRPFAPIVLAERMKEIFEGEEDSPFMLIAKPVRPEWRDKIPAIVHVDGTARVQTVREETNPMLYGLLKEFEALTGVPVLINTSFNIKGEPIVETPQDAVNCFLTTGVDHLVMHDTIVSKNAMHKVVAPLVNIYADVRTLVASTAQPA; this is encoded by the coding sequence ATGCCAAAAAAACACACTTATGTCCTTGGTCTGAACACCTATGACCATGATGTCAGCGCCTGCCTGTTGCGCGACGGCGCCATTGCGTTTGCGATCGCCAAGGAGCGGATCACGCGGACCAAGCACGCCTCGGGCTTCTACAAGGAAGTGATCGATTATTGCCTCGAAGCCGAGGGCATTACGCTCGACGACGTCGATCTGGTGGTGCGCAATTGCTACATCCTGCCGGTCCCGGAAATGGAAGAGCGGCTGGTCTATTTCGACGCGCCGGGCTTCCTGCCGGAGTTCGAGCGCGACGAGGCAGCCAAGCATCCGCTGTATCTGAAACATTCGGACAAGGTGGTGACGATCTCCCATCACCTCGCGCACGCCTACAGCGCGTTCGCGGTGTCGCCGTTCGAGGATGGCGTCGTGATGATCGTCGATGGCGTCGGCAGCTATCGCTCCGATGTCATGGAATCGTTTCCCGCCAGCGACACGGCGACGCCGCTGGCGCGCGAGTCCGAGAGTTACTACAAGTTCGACGGAACGACGCTCGAGTGCCTGAAGAAGGTCTGGATGGAGCCGGACCGCGGCTTCCTCAGCGACGAATTCTACACCATGCCCGGGCTCGGCGCGCTCTACAGCCGCGCCTCAACCTACATCTTCGGCGACTGGAATAAGTGCGGCGAGCTGATGGGACTGGCGCCCTATGGCCGCCGCGACCAGGTCAAGCATCTGCTCGAACTGCACGACGGCAAGCTGCACGTGCCGCACTGGACCGCCGACTTCAAGCAGCCTTACGTGTTCGAACCCGGCAGCAACTGGGAAAAACACCCCGCGATGCGGCACTGGGAGGACCTGGCCTGGCGCACGCAGGACGACACCGAGAACGTGCTGCTGGCCCGCGCCCGATGGTTGCGCGAAACCACCGGCGCGAAGAACCTCTGTATGGCCGGCGGCGTTGCACTGAATTGCGTGGCGAACGGGCGCGTCGCCCGCGAAGCCGGCTTCGAGAACGTCTGGGTCCAGCCGGCGGCCGGCGATGACGGCATTGCAATCGGCTGCGCCTACTACGGCTGGCTCGAAATTCTGAGGCAACGCCGCGCCTTCGTGATGGATCACGCCTATGTCGGCAGGCGCTACAGCGATCAGGATGCCGCCAAGGAGTTGCAGAAGTTTCTGGTGCGGATCCAGGTCGACGCCGTCAGGAGCGACAATGTCTGCCGCGACACCGCCAAACTGCTCGCCGACCAGAAGGTGATCGGCTGGTTTCAGGACCGCTCGGAATTCGGGCCGCGCGCGCTCGGCAACCGCAGCCTGCTGGCCGATCCACGCAAGGGTGAGATGAAGGACATCCTCAACAGCCGCGTGAAGCACCGGCAGGCGTTCCGGCCGTTCGCGCCGATCGTACTGGCCGAGCGCATGAAGGAAATTTTTGAAGGCGAGGAAGACTCGCCCTTCATGCTGATCGCCAAGCCGGTTCGCCCTGAATGGCGCGACAAGATTCCCGCGATCGTGCATGTCGACGGCACGGCACGCGTCCAGACCGTGCGCGAAGAAACCAATCCGATGCTCTACGGCCTGCTGAAGGAATTCGAGGCCTTGACTGGCGTTCCCGTGCTGATCAACACCTCATTCAACATCAAGGGCGAGCCCATCGTGGAAACGCCGCAGGATGCCGTGAACTGCTTCCTGACCACGGGCGTCGATCATCTGGTCATGCACGACACCATCGTATCGAAGAACGCGATGCACAAGGTGGTCGCGCCGCTGGTCAACATCTACGCCGACGTGCGGACGCTGGTGGCGTCGACCGCGCAACCGGCCTGA
- a CDS encoding amidohydrolase family protein encodes MLGAGALALTTAIGGGRAGAQTADAKPFRIDVHHHLSPPTYVTASNDSGFGDPLMKNWTIEKSLADMDKAGIATAMLSVTTPAVNFTKGDTARRLCRESNEYAAKLVADYPGRFGNFAMLPLTDAEGSLRELAYALDTLKADGIALMTSYGDKWLGDPVFLPVMEELNRRKALVYTHPTAANCCVNLAPTQPPVMIEFGTDTTRTIADIVFSGNARRFPDIRWIFSHAGGTMPFLIERFVRHPLLVPKAKETVPDGTLAELKRFFYDTAQTSNRAAMSALASLIPPSQIVFGTDFPYRTGSDHVKGLREADVFTEEQMAGIERGNALKLLPRLAS; translated from the coding sequence ATGCTGGGTGCCGGCGCGCTGGCGCTGACGACGGCGATCGGTGGTGGTCGGGCAGGGGCACAAACCGCCGACGCAAAGCCGTTCCGGATTGACGTTCACCATCATCTTTCGCCGCCAACATACGTGACCGCGTCGAACGACAGCGGCTTCGGCGATCCCTTGATGAAGAACTGGACGATCGAGAAATCGCTCGCCGATATGGACAAGGCCGGCATCGCCACTGCGATGCTGTCCGTCACCACGCCCGCGGTCAATTTCACCAAGGGCGATACGGCACGGAGGCTCTGCCGCGAGTCGAACGAATATGCCGCAAAGCTGGTCGCGGATTATCCGGGGCGGTTCGGCAATTTCGCGATGCTGCCGCTCACCGACGCTGAAGGCAGCCTGCGCGAGCTCGCCTATGCGCTCGACACGCTCAAGGCCGACGGCATCGCGTTGATGACGAGCTACGGGGACAAGTGGCTCGGCGATCCCGTGTTCTTGCCGGTCATGGAGGAGCTCAATCGCCGCAAAGCGCTGGTCTACACCCATCCCACCGCGGCCAATTGCTGCGTGAACCTGGCGCCGACGCAGCCGCCCGTCATGATCGAGTTCGGCACCGACACGACGCGCACGATCGCCGACATCGTCTTCTCCGGTAACGCGAGGCGCTTCCCTGATATCCGATGGATCTTCTCGCATGCCGGCGGGACGATGCCGTTTCTGATCGAGCGCTTCGTCCGCCATCCGCTGCTGGTGCCGAAGGCCAAGGAGACAGTGCCCGACGGCACCCTCGCCGAGTTGAAGCGATTCTTCTACGACACCGCGCAGACGTCCAACCGCGCCGCGATGTCGGCGTTGGCGTCGCTCATTCCGCCGTCGCAGATCGTGTTCGGCACGGATTTCCCATACCGGACCGGCAGCGATCACGTAAAGGGATTGCGCGAGGCGGACGTGTTCACGGAGGAGCAGATGGCGGGGATCGAGCGAGGCAATGCGCTCAAGCTGTTACCGCGGCTTGCAAGCTAA
- a CDS encoding cyclase family protein, which yields MARRLIDISVPLQNDVPADPPGNHPTIQYIDHQQGLPRMLQFFEGLKAEDLPDGQGWAVEQVSLSTHNGTHLDAPWHFHPTMNRGERSWTIDEVPLEWCFQPGVKLDFRHLPDGYVATAKDVETELKRIGHTLSPLEIVVVNTSAGAKYGRQDYVTSGCGMGYEATMYLLERGVRLTGIDGWSWDAPFVYTAKKYAETKDASLIWEGHKAGRHIGYCHLEKLHNLEQLPSTGFMVSCFPVKIERASAGWTRAVAILDG from the coding sequence ATGGCGCGCAGATTGATCGACATTTCCGTCCCCCTGCAAAACGACGTGCCGGCCGATCCGCCCGGCAACCACCCGACCATCCAGTACATCGATCACCAGCAAGGCCTGCCGCGGATGCTGCAGTTCTTCGAAGGTTTGAAGGCGGAAGATCTGCCTGATGGCCAGGGCTGGGCGGTGGAGCAGGTATCGCTCTCCACCCACAACGGCACGCACCTGGATGCGCCCTGGCATTTCCATCCCACCATGAACCGCGGCGAGCGTTCATGGACCATAGACGAGGTGCCGCTGGAATGGTGCTTTCAGCCGGGTGTGAAACTCGACTTCCGGCATCTTCCGGATGGCTACGTCGCGACCGCCAAGGATGTCGAAACGGAATTGAAGCGCATCGGCCATACGCTGTCGCCGTTGGAGATCGTCGTGGTCAATACCAGCGCCGGCGCCAAATACGGGCGGCAGGACTACGTCACCTCCGGCTGCGGCATGGGCTACGAGGCGACGATGTATTTGTTGGAGCGCGGCGTGCGCCTGACCGGCATCGACGGCTGGAGCTGGGATGCGCCGTTCGTCTACACCGCGAAGAAATATGCCGAGACGAAGGACGCCAGCCTGATCTGGGAAGGCCACAAGGCCGGGCGCCACATCGGCTATTGCCACCTCGAGAAGCTGCACAATCTCGAGCAATTGCCGTCGACCGGCTTCATGGTGTCGTGCTTCCCGGTAAAGATCGAGCGGGCATCTGCCGGCTGGACCCGGGCGGTCGCCATTCTCGACGGCTGA
- a CDS encoding fumarylacetoacetate hydrolase family protein, which produces MKLATFKSGSQEKIGIVHGGDTLLFDLVAAASRSGSANPAFASMLALIDAGDAALEQAAKAFDKHGKDESLSVPVATAEILAPVPEPRQMRDGMSFPLHILQAPRGQLKLAARAKGDMTELARIEAEPLGELPEVYRKQPIYYITNRFSVRGTNTTVKWPRYSQVMDYELEFGIITRNKGANISAAKAKDHIFGYTIFNDFSARDAQRIEMEGRLGPAKGKSFDGGNVMGPWIVTPDEIGDPYKLKMEARVNGEMRSQGVTEGMLFSFEEIIAHVSQDETLMPGEFIGSGTVGNGCGLELGWYLEHGDTIELEVEKIGILKNRVERQ; this is translated from the coding sequence GTGAAACTCGCGACATTCAAATCCGGCAGTCAGGAAAAGATCGGCATCGTGCACGGGGGCGACACGCTTCTGTTCGATCTCGTGGCTGCTGCTAGCCGCAGCGGGAGCGCCAACCCGGCCTTCGCATCGATGCTGGCATTGATCGACGCCGGCGACGCCGCGCTCGAACAGGCGGCAAAGGCATTCGACAAGCACGGCAAGGACGAGAGCTTGTCGGTGCCGGTGGCGACGGCGGAAATTCTCGCGCCGGTCCCGGAGCCGCGGCAGATGCGGGACGGCATGTCGTTCCCGCTGCATATCCTGCAGGCCCCGCGCGGGCAGCTCAAACTCGCCGCACGCGCCAAGGGCGACATGACCGAGCTGGCGCGGATCGAGGCCGAGCCGCTCGGCGAACTGCCGGAAGTCTATCGCAAGCAGCCGATCTATTACATCACCAACCGCTTCAGCGTGCGCGGGACCAACACCACGGTGAAGTGGCCGCGCTACAGCCAGGTGATGGACTATGAGCTCGAATTCGGCATCATCACCAGGAACAAGGGCGCCAACATCTCCGCCGCCAAGGCTAAAGACCACATCTTCGGCTATACGATCTTCAACGACTTTTCCGCGCGCGATGCCCAGCGCATTGAAATGGAGGGACGGCTAGGTCCGGCGAAGGGCAAGAGTTTCGACGGCGGCAACGTGATGGGCCCGTGGATCGTCACCCCGGACGAGATCGGCGATCCCTACAAGTTGAAGATGGAAGCACGCGTCAACGGCGAGATGCGCTCGCAAGGGGTGACCGAGGGCATGCTATTCTCGTTCGAAGAGATCATCGCCCATGTCAGCCAGGACGAGACCCTGATGCCCGGCGAATTCATCGGATCAGGCACCGTCGGCAATGGATGCGGGCTCGAACTCGGCTGGTATCTTGAGCACGGCGATACCATCGAACTCGAAGTCGAAAAGATCGGCATCTTGAAGAACCGGGTCGAGCGGCAATAG
- a CDS encoding ABC transporter substrate-binding protein, with protein MKKVLAALAVSVALTGTAFAQAKIQVGCTATSDCASAMIAIDEGIFRKHGLEVEMTPIGINSNIPAAILSNSIQIGGPTSTVFLQAVDGGLDLVAIAGATTMSPVSNGNITAFVRNGITIKEPKDFVGKKVGAPGLNAFLHVLFVKWLVEKGVDPKGVNFVEVTFPTMADIIKSGGVDAVLTAEPLVTRMTNAGLGSVGARYAVELARTDPIIFYAASREWAEKNAAAVKKFRDALAESAEIVNNDREKASNSIAKFTKQPIELVKATPPNRSEPALKPEQLSWWIEVMSSQKMLQSKLDTSKLVLK; from the coding sequence GTGAAAAAGGTCCTTGCCGCCCTCGCGGTCAGCGTGGCGCTGACCGGCACCGCCTTTGCCCAAGCCAAGATCCAGGTCGGTTGCACGGCGACTTCGGATTGCGCCTCGGCAATGATCGCGATCGACGAAGGCATTTTTAGAAAGCACGGACTCGAGGTCGAGATGACGCCGATCGGCATCAACTCGAACATCCCGGCGGCGATCCTGTCGAATTCGATTCAGATCGGCGGGCCGACCTCGACGGTGTTTTTGCAGGCCGTCGACGGTGGGCTCGATCTCGTCGCTATTGCGGGTGCTACCACCATGAGCCCGGTGTCGAACGGCAACATCACCGCCTTCGTCCGCAACGGCATCACCATCAAGGAGCCGAAGGATTTCGTCGGCAAGAAAGTCGGAGCGCCGGGGCTAAACGCCTTCCTGCATGTGCTGTTCGTGAAATGGCTGGTGGAAAAAGGCGTCGATCCCAAGGGCGTCAATTTCGTCGAGGTCACCTTTCCGACGATGGCCGATATCATCAAGTCCGGCGGCGTCGACGCCGTGCTGACCGCTGAGCCGCTGGTGACGCGGATGACCAATGCCGGCCTTGGTTCGGTCGGGGCGCGCTATGCGGTCGAACTGGCGCGCACCGATCCGATCATCTTCTACGCCGCCTCGCGCGAATGGGCGGAAAAGAACGCCGCGGCAGTCAAGAAATTCCGCGATGCGCTCGCCGAATCCGCCGAGATCGTCAATAATGACCGCGAAAAGGCGTCGAACTCGATTGCCAAGTTCACCAAGCAGCCGATCGAACTGGTCAAGGCGACGCCGCCGAACCGTTCCGAACCGGCGCTGAAGCCCGAGCAGCTCTCTTGGTGGATCGAGGTGATGTCGTCGCAGAAGATGCTGCAATCCAAGCTCGACACATCGAAGCTGGTCCTGAAATAG
- a CDS encoding GntR family transcriptional regulator, producing the protein MPASERQLNRPVTEAATLSERAAMLVEQDILAGHLAPGSRLGIVDLVQRYEIGATPLREGLSRLMSRGLIVGIGQRGFRVADISREDLLDITTMRTAVEVEAIRLAIIHGDDAWEADIVSALHQMRRHIERTGDEFREGAGDFDRLHKGFHTAILAACGSKRLLAAHSDLYDQAYRYRRVMMRSFDSGKKFVRGHQLLADRIIARDIPGSQAMLEAHLRSTLNFVYPPGSES; encoded by the coding sequence ATGCCTGCTTCCGAACGCCAATTGAACCGACCGGTGACCGAGGCCGCTACCTTGAGCGAGCGCGCGGCCATGCTGGTCGAGCAGGACATCCTTGCCGGCCATCTGGCGCCGGGATCGCGGCTCGGCATCGTCGACCTCGTGCAGCGCTACGAGATCGGCGCCACCCCCTTGCGCGAGGGCCTGTCACGGCTGATGTCGCGGGGGCTGATCGTGGGCATCGGACAGCGTGGCTTTCGCGTCGCCGACATCAGCCGCGAGGATCTGCTCGACATCACTACGATGCGCACGGCGGTCGAAGTCGAAGCCATCAGGCTCGCCATCATCCATGGCGACGACGCCTGGGAGGCCGACATCGTCAGCGCGCTGCACCAGATGCGCCGGCATATCGAGCGAACCGGCGATGAATTCCGCGAGGGCGCCGGGGACTTTGACCGGCTGCACAAGGGCTTTCATACCGCGATATTGGCGGCTTGCGGCTCAAAGCGTCTGCTGGCCGCCCATTCGGACCTCTACGACCAGGCCTACCGCTACCGCCGCGTGATGATGCGCTCGTTCGACAGCGGCAAGAAGTTCGTGCGCGGGCATCAATTGCTGGCTGACCGGATTATCGCACGCGATATTCCCGGCTCCCAGGCCATGCTGGAAGCGCATCTGCGCTCGACCCTCAATTTCGTCTATCCTCCCGGCAGCGAGAGCTGA
- a CDS encoding ABC transporter ATP-binding protein yields MASAAKRLDVGTPAPQVSFDAVTLQLGGKTIIENLSLGVRPGEFLCIVGASGCGKTTALRLAAGLYQPTSGKVNFDGQPMRQPRREIAIVFQDYGKALLPWRTAAGNVSLALEAGGMPSAERPARIEELLRTVGLPGHAGKYPSEMSGGMQQRLQIARCLAQEPKTLLMDEPFGALDAMTRQGLQDEVLSLVAASGATVIFVTHDLDEAIYLGDRVIGLLPHPGRIGIELPVNLPRPRDQLSTREHPEFLRLRRQLFDFIKATEQ; encoded by the coding sequence ATGGCAAGCGCCGCAAAACGCCTCGACGTGGGTACACCTGCACCGCAAGTCAGCTTTGACGCGGTCACGCTGCAACTCGGCGGCAAGACCATCATTGAGAATCTGAGCCTGGGCGTGCGGCCCGGCGAATTCCTCTGCATCGTCGGCGCCTCCGGTTGCGGCAAGACCACAGCGCTGCGGCTGGCGGCCGGTCTCTACCAGCCGACCAGCGGCAAGGTGAATTTCGACGGCCAGCCGATGCGCCAGCCGCGCCGCGAGATCGCGATCGTGTTCCAGGATTACGGCAAGGCACTGCTGCCGTGGCGCACCGCGGCGGGCAATGTCTCGCTGGCGCTGGAAGCGGGCGGCATGCCGTCGGCCGAGCGCCCTGCCCGCATCGAGGAGCTTTTGCGCACGGTCGGCCTGCCCGGCCATGCCGGAAAATACCCGTCAGAAATGTCAGGCGGCATGCAGCAGCGCCTGCAGATCGCCCGCTGTCTCGCACAGGAACCGAAGACGCTCCTGATGGACGAGCCGTTCGGCGCGCTGGATGCGATGACGCGGCAGGGATTGCAGGATGAGGTATTATCGCTGGTGGCAGCCAGCGGCGCTACCGTGATCTTCGTGACCCACGACCTCGACGAAGCCATCTATCTTGGCGACCGCGTTATCGGCCTGCTGCCGCATCCGGGACGGATCGGCATCGAGTTGCCGGTCAACCTGCCGCGCCCGCGCGATCAATTGTCGACCCGCGAGCATCCGGAATTCCTGCGACTGCGGCGGCAATTGTTCGATTTCATCAAGGCCACCGAGCAGTGA
- a CDS encoding ABC transporter permease, with product MTANSAKALVLPLAVLVAFEVWARATHLQSDSLAPPSEIVMALFGAFADLSILAATRDTLFSAFAGLAIGTTIGLAFGIAFGISDTLDRLMEVTVEAIRPIPSIALLPIALIALGFGYRMEIVIVAFACVWPVLILSRAAVRSIEPRLMEVARALRLPPAQRVWKIIIPAALPRIFVAFRLAAGIALIVAVTVEIAINPLGLGAGIMLAQQALRPDLMLAYLVWIGAIGYALNILLVVAQNRLFGRAALSGDGA from the coding sequence GTGACGGCGAATTCCGCCAAGGCGCTCGTGCTGCCGCTCGCCGTGCTGGTGGCGTTCGAAGTCTGGGCACGCGCCACCCATCTGCAGAGCGACAGCCTTGCGCCGCCGAGCGAGATCGTGATGGCGCTGTTCGGCGCCTTCGCCGATCTCTCGATCCTGGCGGCGACGCGCGACACGCTGTTTTCAGCTTTCGCCGGGCTTGCGATCGGCACCACCATCGGCTTGGCGTTCGGCATCGCCTTCGGGATTTCGGATACGCTCGATCGCCTGATGGAAGTAACCGTCGAGGCCATCAGGCCGATCCCCTCGATTGCACTGTTGCCGATCGCGCTGATCGCGCTTGGTTTTGGCTACCGCATGGAAATCGTGATCGTGGCGTTCGCCTGCGTCTGGCCGGTACTGATCCTGTCGCGCGCGGCCGTGCGCAGCATCGAGCCGCGGCTGATGGAGGTGGCGCGGGCGCTGCGGCTGCCGCCGGCACAGCGGGTCTGGAAGATCATCATCCCTGCGGCGCTGCCACGGATCTTCGTCGCCTTCCGCCTGGCGGCCGGCATCGCGCTGATCGTCGCCGTGACGGTCGAAATCGCGATCAACCCGCTCGGACTCGGCGCCGGCATCATGCTGGCGCAGCAGGCGCTGCGCCCGGACCTGATGCTGGCCTATCTGGTCTGGATCGGCGCCATCGGCTACGCGCTGAATATCCTGTTGGTCGTCGCCCAGAACCGCCTGTTCGGCCGCGCCGCGTTGAGCGGAGACGGCGCATGA
- a CDS encoding ABC transporter permease: MNRAALLWRVASFAVAGGFVALWQLIANLKLVSPVFLPGPDRAWAALVRGFSSGDLWSKLAGTLEHMAYGWLAASIAGIAIGAIIGSSRRMRTFVAPSLEFLRPLPVSAIIPVAIAMLGLTQAMALFVIAFGAIWPIMLATIHGFAAVEPRLYEVARSLQMSRLAVIFKIALPSASPDILAGMRLSLTVALILSVVCEILAGLDGLGHWVLLSARAFRSADLFAGVILLGVTGYVTSVVMSLAEHRLLAWQTAQR, from the coding sequence ATGAACCGCGCGGCCCTCCTGTGGCGCGTGGCGAGCTTTGCGGTTGCGGGCGGCTTCGTCGCGCTATGGCAACTGATCGCCAATTTAAAGCTGGTCTCGCCGGTGTTCCTGCCGGGACCGGACCGGGCCTGGGCTGCGCTGGTGCGCGGGTTTTCCTCCGGCGATCTCTGGAGCAAGCTCGCCGGCACGCTCGAGCACATGGCCTATGGCTGGCTCGCCGCCTCCATTGCCGGCATCGCGATCGGCGCGATCATTGGATCGTCGCGCAGGATGCGGACCTTTGTCGCGCCGTCGCTGGAGTTTCTACGGCCGCTGCCGGTCTCGGCGATCATTCCGGTGGCGATCGCCATGCTTGGGCTGACGCAGGCGATGGCATTGTTCGTGATCGCCTTCGGTGCGATCTGGCCGATCATGCTGGCGACCATCCATGGTTTTGCGGCGGTCGAGCCGCGGCTTTACGAGGTCGCGCGCTCGCTGCAGATGTCGCGGCTCGCGGTAATCTTCAAGATCGCGCTGCCCTCCGCCAGTCCCGACATCCTCGCCGGCATGCGCCTCAGCCTGACGGTGGCGCTGATCCTGTCGGTGGTCTGCGAAATCCTGGCCGGCCTCGACGGGCTCGGCCACTGGGTTCTGCTGTCAGCCCGCGCGTTCCGCTCGGCCGACCTGTTCGCCGGTGTCATCCTGCTTGGCGTCACCGGTTACGTGACGTCGGTGGTGATGTCGCTGGCGGAGCACAGACTGCTGGCGTGGCAGACAGCGCAACGCTAG
- a CDS encoding DUF2249 domain-containing protein yields the protein MSQPSSPSERVIDVREIEPRFRHEIIVRLFENLMPEASLQLIADHPPRPLRHQFEMRYGDGFRWTYLEEGPEVWRVRLEHVCQGGID from the coding sequence ATGTCGCAACCCAGCAGTCCATCCGAACGCGTCATCGACGTGCGAGAGATCGAGCCGAGATTCCGCCATGAGATCATCGTCCGGCTGTTCGAAAACCTGATGCCCGAAGCGTCGCTGCAACTGATTGCGGATCATCCGCCACGGCCGCTGCGCCACCAGTTCGAAATGCGCTACGGAGATGGATTTCGATGGACCTATCTGGAGGAGGGGCCGGAGGTCTGGCGGGTTCGGCTGGAGCACGTTTGTCAGGGGGGCATCGACTAG